One region of Streptomyces capillispiralis genomic DNA includes:
- a CDS encoding dolichyl-phosphate-mannose--protein mannosyltransferase: MTSTASSMDLRKDQPPHEEQPPWHQRLRRFGYAAPGSAGDVRDRLVPPYTEPSGRLWETLGVPPGLAGRITRWSAWGGPLLVTLLAGVLRFWNLGSPKAVIFDETYYAKDAWALVHRGFEVNWDKNANDLILSSGGDVPIPTDAAYVVHPPVGKYVIGLGELVFGFDPFGWRFMTALLGTLSVLMLCRIGRRLFRSTFLGCLAGALMAVDGLHFVMSRTSLLDGVLMFFVLAAFGCLVVDRDRARERLAAALPVDSDGRARPDAYVAETTRIGFRPWRVAAGLMLGLAIGTKWNGLYVTAAFCVMAVLWDVGSRRVAGAYRPRTAVLRRDLGWAFLSTIPVAVVTYVASWTGWILSPADGTGGYYRDWAAKDGRNSDWSWLFPDWWRSLWHYENQVYDFHVGLSSPHTYESNPWSWIVTGRPVSYFYESPAPGTDGCPADAGEKCAREVLAIGTPLLWWVACFALLYVLWRWFFRRDWRAGAIACGIAAGYAPWFLYQERTIFFFYAIVFLPFLCLAVAMLLGALVGPPRSSDARRVAGATAAGVLALLIAWNFIYFWPLHTGTSIPIDDWRARMWLDTWV, translated from the coding sequence GTGACCAGTACCGCGTCCTCCATGGACCTCCGGAAGGACCAGCCGCCGCACGAGGAGCAGCCGCCGTGGCACCAGCGGCTGCGCCGGTTCGGCTACGCCGCCCCGGGCTCCGCAGGCGATGTCCGCGACCGTCTGGTCCCGCCGTACACCGAGCCGTCGGGGCGGCTGTGGGAGACGCTCGGGGTGCCGCCGGGGCTCGCCGGGCGGATCACCCGCTGGTCGGCGTGGGGCGGTCCGCTGCTGGTCACGCTGCTGGCCGGGGTGCTGCGGTTCTGGAACCTGGGCAGCCCGAAGGCGGTGATATTCGACGAGACGTACTACGCCAAGGACGCGTGGGCGCTGGTCCACCGCGGCTTCGAGGTCAACTGGGACAAGAACGCCAACGACCTGATCCTCTCCTCCGGAGGGGACGTCCCGATCCCGACGGACGCCGCGTACGTGGTGCACCCGCCGGTCGGGAAGTACGTCATCGGGCTGGGCGAGCTGGTGTTCGGCTTCGACCCGTTCGGCTGGCGGTTCATGACCGCGCTGCTCGGCACGCTCTCCGTGCTGATGCTGTGCCGCATCGGCCGGCGGCTGTTCCGCTCCACGTTCCTCGGCTGCCTGGCGGGCGCGCTGATGGCGGTGGACGGGCTGCACTTCGTGATGAGCCGGACCTCGCTGCTCGACGGCGTGCTGATGTTCTTCGTGCTCGCGGCCTTCGGCTGCCTGGTGGTCGACCGGGACCGGGCGCGGGAGAGACTCGCCGCCGCGCTGCCGGTGGACTCCGACGGGCGGGCCCGGCCGGACGCGTACGTCGCCGAGACCACCCGGATCGGCTTCCGGCCCTGGCGGGTGGCGGCGGGCCTGATGCTGGGCCTGGCGATCGGCACCAAGTGGAACGGCCTGTACGTCACGGCGGCGTTCTGTGTGATGGCGGTGCTCTGGGACGTCGGCTCGCGCCGGGTGGCCGGCGCGTACCGGCCCCGGACGGCCGTGCTCAGGCGGGACCTGGGCTGGGCCTTCCTGTCCACCATCCCCGTGGCGGTGGTCACCTACGTCGCCTCCTGGACCGGCTGGATCCTCTCCCCGGCCGACGGCACCGGCGGCTACTACCGCGACTGGGCGGCCAAGGACGGCAGGAACAGCGACTGGTCCTGGCTGTTCCCCGACTGGTGGCGCAGCCTGTGGCACTACGAGAACCAGGTCTACGACTTCCACGTCGGCCTGTCCTCGCCGCACACCTACGAGTCCAACCCGTGGAGCTGGATCGTCACCGGCCGCCCGGTCTCCTACTTCTACGAGTCCCCGGCCCCCGGCACGGACGGCTGTCCCGCCGACGCCGGCGAGAAGTGCGCCCGCGAGGTCCTGGCCATCGGCACCCCGCTGCTGTGGTGGGTGGCCTGCTTCGCGCTGCTGTACGTCCTGTGGCGCTGGTTCTTCCGCCGCGACTGGCGCGCCGGCGCCATCGCCTGCGGCATCGCGGCCGGCTACGCCCCGTGGTTCCTCTACCAGGAACGCACGATCTTCTTCTTCTACGCGATCGTCTTCCTCCCCTTCCTGTGCCTGGCGGTGGCGATGCTGCTGGGCGCGCTGGTCGGCCCGCCCCGCTCCTCCGACGCCCGCCGGGTGGCGGGCGCGACGGCGGCGGGCGTACTGGCCCTCCTGATCGCGTGGAACTTCATCTACTTCTGGCCCCTCCACACCGGCACATCGATCCCGATAGACGACTGGCGGGCGCGGATGTGGCTGGATACGTGGGTGTGA
- a CDS encoding TatD family hydrolase, whose translation MPSNAADKNAAPPLPEPLRVPVADSHTHLDMQSGTVEDALAKAASVGVATVVQVGCDLAGSRWAAETAAAHDAVHATVALHPNEAPRIVHGDPGWSRQGAREPGGDAALDEALAEIDRLAALPQVKGVGETGLDYFRTGPEGKEAQERSFRAHIEIAKRHGKALVIHDRDAHADVLRVLKEEGAPERTVFHCYSGDAEMAEICASAGYFMSFAGNVTFKNAQNLRDALAVAPLELVLVETDAPFLTPAPYRGRPNAPYLVPVTVRAMAAVRGIDEDALATALGANTARAFGYPQA comes from the coding sequence ATGCCTTCGAACGCCGCCGACAAGAACGCCGCGCCGCCGCTCCCGGAGCCCCTGCGGGTGCCGGTCGCGGACTCCCACACCCACCTCGACATGCAGTCCGGCACGGTGGAGGACGCCCTCGCCAAGGCCGCGTCGGTGGGTGTGGCGACCGTCGTCCAGGTCGGCTGCGACCTCGCCGGGTCGCGCTGGGCCGCCGAGACGGCGGCGGCGCACGACGCCGTCCACGCCACGGTCGCGCTGCACCCCAACGAGGCGCCGCGCATCGTCCACGGCGACCCCGGCTGGTCCCGGCAGGGCGCCCGCGAGCCCGGCGGCGACGCGGCGCTGGACGAGGCGCTCGCCGAGATCGACCGGCTGGCCGCGCTGCCGCAGGTCAAGGGCGTCGGCGAGACCGGACTCGACTACTTCCGCACCGGGCCCGAGGGCAAGGAGGCGCAGGAGCGGTCCTTCCGCGCCCACATCGAGATCGCCAAGCGGCACGGCAAGGCCCTGGTGATCCACGACCGCGACGCCCACGCCGACGTCCTGCGCGTGCTGAAGGAGGAGGGCGCCCCCGAGCGCACCGTCTTCCACTGCTACTCCGGCGACGCCGAGATGGCGGAGATCTGCGCGAGCGCCGGCTACTTCATGTCGTTCGCCGGCAACGTCACCTTCAAGAACGCGCAGAACCTGCGGGACGCGCTCGCCGTGGCCCCGCTGGAGCTGGTCCTGGTCGAGACCGACGCGCCGTTCCTGACCCCGGCGCCCTACCGGGGCCGGCCCAACGCCCCGTACCTGGTGCCGGTCACGGTGCGCGCTATGGCCGCCGTACGCGGGATCGACGAGGACGCCCTGGCCACCGCGCTCGGGGCGAACACGGCCCGCGCCTTCGGTTATCCACAGGCGTGA
- a CDS encoding energy-coupling factor ABC transporter permease, giving the protein MHAPDGFIDAPVSAAAGLFAAGAVAVSLRGARRELEGASSPGTAERTAPLAGLVAAFIFAVQMLNFPVAAGTSGHLLGGALAAILVGPYTGVLCVSVVLLMQAVLFADGGLTALGVNITDMAIVTTVVAYALFRGLVAVLPRSRRSVTAASFVAALVSVPASALVFTLLYAVGGTADVSIGKVATAMVGVHVLIGIGEAVITALTVGAVLAVRPDLVHGARGLERKLKLRVNGELIDAPGTAPEPAPAAARSPRTVWIAGLVTSLVLAGFVSFYASADPDGLEKVATDHGIDAKAEEHAAAGSPLADYGVEDVDDARLSGGLAGAIGVGVTVVAGTGVAWVVRRRRADDTADAASPSGTGV; this is encoded by the coding sequence GTGCACGCACCTGACGGATTCATCGACGCCCCCGTGTCCGCCGCGGCCGGACTGTTCGCCGCCGGCGCCGTCGCCGTGAGCCTGCGCGGCGCCCGCCGGGAACTGGAGGGCGCCTCCTCCCCGGGCACCGCCGAACGGACGGCCCCGCTGGCCGGCCTCGTGGCGGCGTTCATCTTCGCGGTGCAGATGCTGAACTTCCCCGTCGCGGCGGGCACCAGCGGCCATCTGCTCGGCGGCGCCCTCGCCGCGATCCTCGTCGGCCCCTACACGGGCGTCCTGTGCGTCTCCGTGGTCCTGCTGATGCAGGCCGTCCTCTTCGCCGACGGCGGGCTGACCGCGCTCGGCGTCAACATCACCGACATGGCGATCGTGACGACGGTCGTCGCGTACGCGCTCTTCCGCGGCCTGGTGGCGGTGCTGCCGCGGTCCCGCCGCTCGGTGACCGCCGCGTCCTTCGTCGCCGCCCTGGTCTCCGTCCCCGCCTCCGCCCTCGTCTTCACCCTGCTCTACGCCGTCGGCGGCACCGCGGACGTCTCGATCGGCAAGGTCGCCACCGCCATGGTGGGCGTGCACGTCCTCATCGGCATCGGCGAGGCGGTCATCACCGCCCTGACCGTCGGCGCCGTCCTCGCCGTCCGCCCCGACCTGGTGCACGGGGCGCGCGGACTGGAGCGGAAGCTCAAGCTGCGGGTGAACGGCGAACTGATCGACGCCCCCGGGACCGCACCGGAACCGGCCCCCGCCGCCGCCCGCTCCCCACGCACGGTGTGGATCGCCGGCCTGGTCACCTCGCTGGTCCTCGCCGGGTTCGTCAGCTTCTACGCCTCCGCCGACCCCGACGGCCTGGAGAAGGTCGCCACCGACCACGGCATCGACGCGAAGGCCGAGGAACACGCGGCCGCCGGCTCCCCGCTCGCCGACTACGGCGTCGAGGACGTCGACGACGCCCGTCTCTCCGGCGGTCTGGCCGGCGCGATCGGCGTCGGCGTGACGGTGGTCGCCGGCACCGGCGTAGCCTGGGTGGTCCGCAGGCGCCGCGCCGACGACACGGCCGACGCCGCCTCCCCCAGCGGCACGGGCGTCTGA
- the rsmA gene encoding 16S rRNA (adenine(1518)-N(6)/adenine(1519)-N(6))-dimethyltransferase RsmA, which translates to MTSPTPDALLGPADVRELAAALGVRPTKQRGQNFVIDANTVRRIVRTAEVRPDDVVVEVGPGLGSLTLALLEAADRVTAVEIDDVLAGALPGTVAARMPGRADRFALVHSDAMHVTELPGPAPTALVANLPYNVAVPVLLHMLEQFPSIERTLVMVQAEVADRLAAPPGSKVYGVPSVKANWYAEVKRAGAIGRTVFWPAPNVDSGLVSLVRRAEPLRTSASRREVFAVVDAAFAQRRKTLRAALAGWAGSAAAAEAALVAAGVSPQARGESLTVEEFARIAEHKEPTA; encoded by the coding sequence GTGACCAGCCCCACCCCCGACGCCCTCCTGGGCCCCGCCGACGTCCGTGAACTGGCGGCCGCCCTCGGCGTACGGCCCACCAAGCAGCGCGGCCAGAACTTCGTCATCGACGCCAACACGGTCCGCCGTATCGTGCGCACCGCCGAGGTCCGCCCCGACGACGTCGTCGTCGAGGTCGGCCCCGGGCTCGGCTCGCTGACGCTGGCGCTCCTGGAGGCCGCCGACCGGGTCACCGCCGTCGAGATCGACGACGTCCTCGCCGGCGCGCTGCCCGGGACCGTCGCCGCCCGCATGCCCGGCCGCGCCGACCGGTTCGCGCTGGTCCACTCCGACGCGATGCACGTCACCGAGCTGCCCGGCCCCGCCCCGACCGCGCTCGTCGCCAACCTGCCGTACAACGTGGCGGTCCCCGTGCTGCTGCACATGCTCGAGCAGTTCCCGAGCATCGAGCGCACCCTCGTCATGGTCCAGGCGGAGGTCGCCGACCGGCTCGCCGCGCCGCCCGGCTCCAAGGTGTACGGCGTGCCCTCGGTCAAGGCCAACTGGTACGCCGAGGTCAAGCGGGCCGGCGCCATCGGCCGCACCGTCTTCTGGCCGGCGCCCAACGTCGACAGCGGGCTGGTCTCCCTGGTGCGCCGCGCGGAGCCGCTGAGGACCAGTGCCTCCCGGCGCGAGGTGTTCGCCGTCGTCGACGCGGCCTTCGCCCAGCGCCGCAAGACCCTGCGGGCCGCCCTCGCCGGCTGGGCCGGCTCGGCGGCCGCCGCGGAGGCCGCCCTGGTCGCCGCGGGGGTGTCGCCCCAGGCCCGGGGCGAGTCCCTCACGGTGGAGGAGTTCGCGCGCATCGCCGAACACAAGGAGCCCACCGCGTGA
- the cbiQ gene encoding cobalt ECF transporter T component CbiQ, with protein MGAGHSHKLYRHGHSAVHTLPPHTKLAAVLAFVLVVVSTPREAMWAFAVYAGLLAGVAYAARVPAGFLLKRLLIEVPFVAFAVLLPFVAEGARTDVLGLSLSVNGLWGAWNVLAKGTLGVAASVLLAATTELRELLLGLQRLRLPPLLVQIASFMVRYGDVITDEMRRMRIARESRGFEARGVRHWGVLAKSAGALFIRSYERGERVHLAMVSRGYAGSMPVIDEATASRAQWSYALTLPCAALVVCLLGWTL; from the coding sequence ATGGGAGCGGGCCACAGCCACAAGCTGTACCGGCACGGGCACTCCGCCGTGCACACCCTGCCGCCGCACACCAAGCTCGCCGCCGTCCTCGCCTTCGTGCTGGTGGTGGTCTCCACCCCGCGCGAGGCGATGTGGGCCTTCGCGGTGTACGCCGGACTGCTCGCCGGCGTCGCGTACGCCGCCCGGGTCCCGGCCGGCTTCCTGCTCAAGCGGCTGCTGATCGAGGTCCCGTTCGTCGCCTTCGCGGTCCTCCTGCCGTTCGTGGCGGAGGGCGCGCGGACCGACGTCCTCGGGCTGTCGCTCAGCGTCAACGGCCTGTGGGGCGCCTGGAACGTGCTGGCCAAGGGCACCCTGGGCGTCGCCGCCTCGGTGCTGCTCGCCGCCACGACCGAACTGCGCGAACTGCTCCTCGGCCTCCAGCGGCTGAGACTCCCGCCGCTGCTGGTGCAGATCGCCTCCTTCATGGTCCGCTACGGCGACGTCATCACCGACGAGATGCGGCGCATGCGGATCGCCCGCGAGTCCCGCGGCTTCGAGGCGCGCGGCGTACGGCACTGGGGCGTGCTCGCCAAGTCGGCGGGCGCGCTGTTCATCCGCTCCTACGAGCGCGGCGAGCGCGTCCACCTGGCCATGGTCAGCCGCGGGTACGCCGGTTCCATGCCGGTCATCGACGAGGCGACCGCGTCGCGGGCGCAGTGGTCGTACGCCCTCACCCTCCCCTGTGCCGCCCTCGTCGTCTGTCTGCTGGGATGGACCCTGTGA
- a CDS encoding penicillin-binding transpeptidase domain-containing protein, translating into MGKGVKAAIVGGVFAVMVGGAGYGVHNIVSAVNGGGGSGTGTAETKRSGPPDADEVRRTSAAFFAAWEKGQAAEAASYTDNAQAAGALLTGYGEEARIGKVGITPGTATGTTVPFTVKATVTHDGKSKPLRYESELTVVRGQTTGRALVDWEPAVVHPDLKEGDTLVTGESARPPIEAVDRDGMVLTKEKYPSLGPILDTLREKYGAKAGGTPGVELVVRHADRAADTPLLTLAEGKPGKLRTTLSAGVQDAAEKAVRRFAESSVVAVKPSTGEVLAVANHREDGFNAAFQGQVAPGSTMKIVTAAMLIDNGVTSMNGPAPCPPTATWQSQTFKNLTDMPPNEGATLANSFLRSCNTAFVKLIDEQPLTDASLTQEAEQRFGLGRGDWKTGIASFDGSVPASGGPDRAANAIGQGQVQMNPLNIASVTATAITGAFRQPYLVSPELDGRQLRQADGLRAGTAAQLKQMMRLTATQGTGRDAMAGLRGDIGAKTGSAEVDGKATSDSWFTGFRDDVAAAAMAQQGGHGGDAAGPIVAAVLRAGG; encoded by the coding sequence ATGGGCAAGGGGGTCAAGGCCGCCATAGTCGGCGGTGTGTTCGCGGTGATGGTGGGCGGGGCCGGCTACGGCGTCCACAACATCGTGTCGGCCGTGAACGGCGGCGGGGGAAGCGGCACGGGCACGGCGGAGACCAAGAGATCCGGGCCGCCGGACGCGGACGAGGTGCGCCGCACGAGCGCGGCGTTCTTCGCGGCCTGGGAGAAGGGGCAGGCGGCCGAGGCGGCGTCGTACACCGACAACGCGCAGGCGGCCGGCGCGCTGCTGACGGGGTACGGCGAGGAGGCCCGCATCGGGAAGGTCGGGATCACCCCCGGTACGGCCACCGGCACCACCGTGCCCTTCACCGTGAAGGCGACCGTCACCCACGACGGGAAGTCGAAGCCGCTGCGCTACGAGAGCGAGCTGACCGTCGTCCGCGGGCAGACCACCGGGCGGGCGCTGGTCGACTGGGAGCCGGCCGTCGTCCACCCGGACCTGAAGGAGGGCGACACCCTCGTCACCGGGGAGTCCGCGCGGCCGCCCATCGAGGCCGTGGACCGCGACGGCATGGTGCTGACGAAGGAGAAGTACCCCTCCCTCGGGCCGATCCTGGACACCCTGCGTGAGAAGTACGGTGCGAAGGCGGGCGGCACGCCGGGGGTCGAGCTGGTGGTCAGGCACGCGGACCGGGCCGCCGACACCCCGCTGCTGACCCTCGCCGAGGGGAAGCCGGGAAAGCTGCGCACCACGCTCAGCGCCGGGGTGCAGGACGCGGCGGAGAAGGCGGTGCGGCGGTTCGCCGAGTCGTCGGTGGTGGCGGTCAAGCCGAGCACCGGTGAGGTGCTGGCGGTGGCCAACCACCGCGAGGACGGCTTCAACGCGGCCTTCCAGGGCCAGGTCGCCCCCGGCTCCACGATGAAGATCGTCACCGCCGCGATGCTCATCGACAACGGCGTGACCTCGATGAACGGCCCGGCGCCCTGCCCGCCCACCGCCACCTGGCAGAGCCAGACCTTCAAGAACCTCACCGACATGCCGCCGAACGAGGGCGCCACCCTCGCCAACAGCTTCCTGCGCTCCTGCAACACGGCCTTCGTCAAGCTGATCGACGAGCAGCCGCTCACCGACGCCTCGCTCACCCAGGAGGCCGAGCAGCGGTTCGGGCTGGGCCGGGGCGACTGGAAGACCGGCATCGCCTCCTTCGACGGCAGTGTCCCCGCCTCCGGCGGCCCGGACCGCGCGGCGAACGCGATCGGCCAGGGCCAGGTGCAGATGAACCCGCTCAATATCGCGTCCGTGACGGCCACCGCGATCACCGGCGCCTTCCGCCAGCCCTACCTGGTCTCCCCGGAGCTCGACGGCCGGCAGCTGCGGCAGGCCGACGGCCTGCGGGCGGGTACCGCCGCCCAGCTCAAGCAGATGATGCGGCTCACCGCCACCCAGGGCACCGGCCGGGACGCCATGGCCGGCCTCCGCGGCGACATCGGCGCCAAGACGGGGTCCGCCGAGGTCGACGGCAAGGCCACCTCGGACAGCTGGTTCACCGGTTTCCGCGACGACGTCGCGGCGGCGGCCATGGCGCAGCAGGGCGGGCACGGCGGCGACGCGGCCGGTCCGATTGTCGCAGCCGTGCTACGAGCGGGCGGCTGA
- the rsmI gene encoding 16S rRNA (cytidine(1402)-2'-O)-methyltransferase translates to MTGTLVLAGTPIGDVSDAPPRLAEELAGADVVAAEDTRRLRRLTQALGVTPKGRVVSYFEGNESARTPELVEELAGGARVLLVTDAGMPSVSDPGYRLVAAAVERDIKVTAVPGPSAVLTALALSGLPVDRFCFEGFLPRKAGERLGRLREVAGERRTLVYFEAPHRLDDTLAAMAEVFGAERRAAVCRELTKTYEEVRRGPLAELAAWAAEGVRGEITVVVEGAPEKGPEELDAAELVRRVRVREEAGERRKEAIAAVAAEAGLPKRQVFDAVVASKNADGSPGSARP, encoded by the coding sequence GTGACCGGAACCCTCGTACTCGCAGGCACCCCCATCGGCGACGTCTCCGACGCCCCGCCCCGGCTCGCCGAGGAACTGGCCGGCGCCGACGTCGTCGCCGCCGAGGACACCCGGCGGCTGCGCCGGCTGACCCAGGCGCTCGGCGTCACGCCCAAGGGGCGGGTCGTGTCGTACTTCGAGGGCAACGAGTCGGCCCGCACGCCCGAGCTGGTGGAGGAACTGGCGGGCGGCGCGCGCGTGCTGCTGGTGACGGACGCCGGGATGCCGTCCGTGTCCGACCCCGGGTACCGGCTGGTCGCCGCGGCCGTCGAGCGGGACATCAAGGTCACCGCGGTGCCCGGACCGTCCGCCGTGCTCACCGCGCTCGCCCTGTCCGGACTGCCCGTGGACCGGTTCTGCTTCGAGGGGTTCCTGCCGCGCAAGGCCGGGGAGCGGCTGGGGCGGCTGCGGGAGGTGGCCGGGGAGCGGCGCACCCTCGTCTACTTCGAGGCCCCGCACCGGCTCGACGACACCCTCGCCGCGATGGCCGAGGTGTTCGGCGCGGAGCGCCGGGCCGCCGTCTGCCGGGAGCTGACCAAGACCTATGAGGAGGTCCGCCGGGGCCCGCTGGCCGAGCTGGCCGCGTGGGCGGCCGAGGGGGTGCGCGGGGAGATCACCGTGGTGGTCGAGGGCGCGCCGGAGAAGGGGCCCGAGGAGCTGGACGCCGCGGAACTGGTGCGCCGGGTGCGGGTGCGCGAGGAAGCGGGGGAGCGGCGCAAGGAGGCGATCGCCGCGGTGGCGGCGGAGGCCGGGCTGCCCAAGCGGCAGGTGTTCGACGCGGTCGTGGCGTCCAAGAACGCCGACGGAAGTCCCGGTTCCGCGCGCCCCTGA
- a CDS encoding penicillin-binding transpeptidase domain-containing protein produces MRNRGHAGERRKTRPAVLGGVIAVVVGGAGVGAYALLGGGAAAEDGTRTSSAQQAEEVRTGPLSASEVTGTAERFLTAWQAGKVSEAAAVTDDPKAAAALLTAYAKDAGVEKVTLTAGTRTGGKVPFSVKGTVSYEDVSKPLAYDSALTVVRRAGDGEPRVAWRPEVVHPDLEDGDKLVTGEAGTPPVKALDRDGGELTTRKYPSLGSVLDGLREKYGETAGGEAGIELRVVRGKESKKAELSDKTLLELSEGTPGTVKTTLNPSLQAAAEAQVAKKDRASVVVLRPSTGEILAVANSSHGFNTAFQGSLAPGSTMKVITSSLLIEKGLASMDEKHPCPKYFSYGGWKFQNDDKFEIKDGTFKASFARSCNTAFISQAPELENDDLTKQAQEVFGLSRNDWQVGVPTFDGSVPVQSAAPMGASLIGQGGVRMNPLNMASVAATVKAGVFHQPYLVSPEVDGRKLATASRTLSAGTLAQLRELMSYTAAYGTAAEAMAGVSGETGAKTGSAEVDGQKKPNGWFTAYRGDLAAAGVVQAAGHGGSTAGPVVAALLKSGG; encoded by the coding sequence GTGAGGAACAGAGGGCACGCCGGTGAGCGGCGGAAGACGAGACCCGCCGTGCTCGGCGGAGTGATCGCCGTGGTCGTCGGCGGTGCCGGTGTCGGCGCCTACGCGCTGCTCGGCGGCGGTGCCGCGGCCGAGGACGGCACCCGTACGTCCTCCGCGCAGCAGGCGGAGGAGGTACGGACCGGGCCCCTGTCGGCCTCCGAGGTCACCGGCACGGCCGAGCGCTTCCTCACCGCCTGGCAGGCCGGGAAGGTGAGCGAGGCGGCCGCCGTCACCGACGACCCGAAGGCCGCCGCCGCCCTGCTCACCGCCTACGCCAAGGACGCCGGCGTCGAGAAGGTCACCCTCACCGCCGGCACCCGCACCGGCGGCAAGGTCCCCTTCTCCGTCAAGGGCACGGTGTCGTACGAGGACGTCAGCAAGCCGCTGGCCTACGACAGCGCGCTGACCGTCGTGCGCCGGGCCGGGGACGGCGAGCCGCGGGTGGCCTGGCGGCCGGAGGTCGTGCACCCCGACCTCGAGGACGGCGACAAGCTGGTCACCGGTGAGGCGGGCACCCCGCCGGTGAAGGCGCTGGACCGCGACGGCGGCGAGCTGACGACGCGGAAGTACCCGTCGCTGGGCTCGGTGCTGGACGGACTGCGCGAGAAGTACGGCGAGACGGCGGGCGGCGAGGCCGGCATCGAACTGCGCGTGGTGCGCGGCAAGGAGTCGAAGAAGGCCGAGCTGTCCGACAAGACGCTGCTGGAGCTGAGCGAGGGCACGCCCGGCACGGTGAAGACCACGCTGAACCCGTCCCTCCAGGCCGCCGCCGAGGCGCAGGTGGCCAAGAAGGACAGGGCGTCGGTGGTGGTGCTGCGTCCGTCGACCGGCGAGATCCTGGCGGTGGCGAACTCCTCGCACGGCTTCAACACCGCGTTCCAGGGGTCACTGGCCCCGGGGTCCACGATGAAGGTGATCACCTCCTCGCTGCTCATCGAGAAGGGCCTCGCCTCGATGGACGAGAAGCACCCGTGCCCGAAGTACTTCAGCTACGGCGGCTGGAAGTTCCAGAACGACGACAAGTTCGAGATCAAGGACGGCACCTTCAAGGCGAGCTTCGCCCGGTCCTGCAACACGGCCTTCATCAGCCAGGCGCCCGAGCTGGAGAACGACGACCTGACCAAGCAGGCGCAGGAGGTGTTCGGGCTGTCGAGGAACGACTGGCAGGTCGGCGTGCCGACGTTCGACGGCTCGGTGCCGGTGCAGTCGGCGGCCCCGATGGGGGCCTCGCTGATCGGCCAGGGCGGGGTGCGGATGAACCCGCTGAACATGGCGTCGGTGGCGGCGACCGTCAAGGCGGGCGTCTTCCACCAGCCGTACCTGGTCTCCCCGGAGGTCGACGGGCGGAAGCTGGCGACGGCCTCGCGCACCCTGTCTGCGGGCACGCTGGCGCAGCTGCGGGAGCTGATGTCGTACACGGCGGCCTACGGCACGGCGGCGGAGGCGATGGCCGGGGTGAGCGGTGAGACCGGCGCGAAGACCGGGTCGGCGGAGGTCGACGGGCAGAAGAAGCCCAACGGCTGGTTCACCGCGTACCGCGGGGACCTGGCGGCCGCGGGTGTCGTCCAGGCGGCCGGACACGGCGGCTCGACGGCCGGGCCGGTCGTCGCGGCGCTGCTGAAGAGCGGCGGCTGA
- a CDS encoding SsgA family sporulation/cell division regulator: MSVVEQYARVHIVTDADPLLEDRGAVPVVLRYDPETDPLCVRVGLPGPVAREWTIARDLLERGLRAPAGSGEIRVWPCGRVQAVVEFHTRHGVSVVEFETKTLARFLSRTHAAAAEPVPH, translated from the coding sequence ATGTCCGTAGTCGAGCAGTACGCGCGAGTCCACATCGTCACGGATGCGGATCCCCTGCTGGAGGACCGCGGGGCCGTCCCCGTCGTTCTGCGGTACGACCCCGAGACCGACCCCCTGTGCGTACGCGTGGGGCTACCCGGCCCCGTCGCCCGCGAGTGGACCATCGCACGGGACCTGCTGGAGCGGGGCCTGCGCGCCCCCGCGGGCAGCGGCGAGATACGCGTGTGGCCGTGCGGCCGGGTGCAGGCCGTGGTGGAGTTCCACACCCGGCACGGCGTCTCGGTCGTCGAGTTCGAGACCAAGACCCTGGCCCGGTTCCTGAGCCGCACCCACGCCGCCGCCGCGGAACCGGTGCCCCACTGA